GGCTAGCCATTATTGAAGGGCATGTCCGATCCGTAAAGGAGATGGCTTCTAATGATAGGGAATGTAGTGATTTATTAGTTCAGCTAGGAGCTATACGTTCAGCAATTGACAAGTGTGCCAAGTTAATATTAAAGGATCATTTGGAGGGATGCGTACAGAAAGCTATCAGTGAAGGGGATGAGAAGGTTATTAGGGATTTTAATAGGGCAATAGATACATATTTAAAATAGGGGCTGAACGTGATGAGTATAAAACTAGGGGATCATAAAGTTATTATGACAATCCTTACTTTGGCCTTACCAGCAGTGATAGATAACTTTTTTCAAACAATCCTTGGCTTTGTAGATACGTTCTTTGTAGCCAAAATTGGGCTAGAAGAAGTAACAGCTGTTGGAGTGGCCAATACAATTATTGCTGTTTACTTAGCGATTCTAATG
This DNA window, taken from Bacillus carboniphilus, encodes the following:
- a CDS encoding metal-sensing transcriptional repressor; amino-acid sequence: MGHLHPHRKQVVNRLAIIEGHVRSVKEMASNDRECSDLLVQLGAIRSAIDKCAKLILKDHLEGCVQKAISEGDEKVIRDFNRAIDTYLK